TGAGGTAGAGGTTACCCTTTATAATAATGAGAGTTATAAGGCAACGGTGATAGGAACAGATCCTACCACAGATTTGGCTCTTTTGCAGATTAAAGCAGACAACCTGAAGACTATGGCCCTAGTAAACTCAGATGATGTTGAGGTAGGGGAATGGGTATTGGCCGTTGGAAATCCAATGGGACTGAATTCTACGGTAACCGCAGGTATTGTGAGCGCCAAAGCTAGAAATATCAATATCAACAAGGAAAAATTTGCTGTTGAAAGTTTTATCCAGACAGATGCTGCCATTAATCCCGGAAATAGTGGTGGTGCTTTGGTGAATCTTGAAGGTAATTTAATAGGAGTAAATACGGCGATTGCGAGTAGGACAGGTACGTATAACGGTTATGGTTTTGCGGTACCGAGCAATATTGTTACCAAAGTGGTCGAGGACCTTTTAAAATATGGAAGCGTGCAGCGTGGTATGCTGGGCGTTACCATTAGAACAATGGATGGTAATTTGGCCAAGGAAAAAGACGTAGACTTTGCAAAGGGCGTTTGGGTAGAAAATGTTGGTGAAGAAAGTGCCGCCGATAAAGCGGGTCTTGAATCTGGGGATATCATAACCAAAATCGATGATATCGTTATCAACACGTCCCCAAGGTTACAGGAAATTATTGCGGGACACCGACCTGGGGATAAGGTCGTAGTTACCGTAAACAGAAAAGGAAAGGAAAAGCAATTTGACGTGGTATTGGAGAATTCCAATGGAACCACCGAAATTACGAAGCTCGAGAAAAAGGAAGTGCTGAACCTGCTTGGAGCCGATTTTGAAACCTTATCCAAGGAGGAGATTAAGAAATTAAATATCGACGGTGGTGTAAAAGTAGCACGGCTTTATCCTGGTAAAATCCGTAAGGAGACCCAAATGAGGGAAGGCTTTATCATTACCCATATAGATGGTAAGAAAGTGACTGATCTTGATGATATTTCGGAAATGCTCGAGGATAAAAAAGGTGGTGTTATGTTAGAAGGTATCTATGAAGGGCAACCGGAAAAGCGTTATTATGCCTTTGGAATGGATTCTTAATCTCATAGATATAAGGAATAGTTTAATTTTGAACCGCACTGTACCTCAACTTCAGTGCGGTTCTTTAATTTAAACAACCATGATAACCGATTTACAATCCAAATCTTTAGGCTTGGTCCTTTCAGGCGGCGGCGTTCGTGGCATGGCCCACATTGGGGTTATTAAAGCCATGGAAGAATTTGGATTAAACGCCCATGTTGTTGCCGGAAGTAGTGTGGGAGCTTTAGTGGGGGCATTATATGCGAACGGAAATACAGTTGACGATATGCTGCGGTTCTTTAAGGAAACACCCTTGTTCAAATACAATTTCTTTGCCTTGGCAAAACCGGGACTTATAGATACGGAGCGCTATATCGATATTTTTAAGGCCTATTTCCCGCATGATAGTTTCGAATCCTTAAAGAAAACGCTACATGTTGTTGCCACCAATCTTGAACTTGGCGAGGAAGAATTCATTACGAAGGGAGAATTGATAAAACCGTTGCTGGCATCGGCGGCATTACCACCCGTCTTTAGCCCAGTCAGTTATAAGGGAATGCTGTATGCCGATGGTGGGATTATGAACAACTTTCCCGCGGAACCGGTGTTTGATAGGGCAGAATATGTGATTGGAAGTAATGTTTCCCTTGTTTCCAAACTTCAGAGGAAGGACTTAAATAATTCCATTCAGCTAACCGGTCGCGTAACGGGCTTAATGATTTATGCCATCAATAGGGAGAAAATAGCGAAATGCGATTTGGTCTTTGAACCCAAAGAGTTGGAAAAAATCGGAATTTTTGATAGAAAAGGTATTGAAAAAGCCTACGCCTTGGGATATGAGACGGCTGTAAATCAATTTGAGCTCATGAATGCCAAGCAGTAGACTGAATCAGAAATTCTACCTAAACATCATCATAATCCACCTTTAAAGTAGGAGTTATGGGATGCGCTTGGCAGGTAAGAATAAAGCCATCGGCTATTTCCCCATCCGTTAAAATCTGGTTCTTTACCATCTCGGCCTTGCCTTCCGTAACTCTCGCAATACAACTACTACAAACCCCACCTTGGCAAGAATAGGGAGCATCAATATTTTCTTTGAGTACGGCATCTAACACCAATGTACTTTTGTCCATGGTCAATTGAAATTCCTCATCATCAAGGACAACGGTAAGGTTCGTTTGCCCTTCTACGGCAATGGGCATTTCATCTTTAATTTCTGTAGGGGTAAAGAGCTCAAAATGAATATCGTCTTTGGGCACCTCATTGTCCACTAAGGTATCCGTCACCAAATGGATCATTTTCTCGGGACCACATAGGTAGTAGCCATTAAAGGATAGGTTCTTATGCTTGTTCTTAAGGGCATAGTTGACGGTTGCGGTATCAATCCTACCAAACAAAGCCTCTTCTTCTTTGGTCTGACTATTGGTGAAATAAACAAAAAACCTATTGGTATAATCCAGTTCCAGTTTTACCAAATCTATATAAAACATGGTTTCTTCGTATGACTTATTTCCATAGACCAGCACGAATTTATTCTTAGGATTGGCATCCATAACACTTTTGGCAATACTCATAATGGGTGTTATTCCACTGCCAGCGGCAAAAGCAGCTATGTTTTGTTCCGTATTTGAAGGTTTAAACACAAACCGGCCTTCCGGTGGCATGACCTCCAAAACATCCCCAACTTGAAGTTTAGTATTGGCGTAATCCGAGAATCCGCCTTTATCCACCTTTTTTATGCCAATAGTTATATCTGCTGCTTTCGGAGAGGAACTAATGGAATAGGCTCGTCGCAGTTCTTTCCCTTTAATTTCTTTTTTTATGGTGATGTACTGTCCGGCGGTAAAAGCAAAGGTCTGGATGTATTCCTTGGGAATAATTAAGGTTACGGCAACGGAACTAGGGGTTAACTTTCTTATTGACTTTACCGTTAGGGCATAAAAATCTGCCATATTTCTTCTTCTTTAGAATGGAACGCAAAATTACGCATTGGACTAGGGATAAAAAATTGCATTTTGAAAAAAAATGACTTCCTTGTAACAAAATCAATTTTCACGATACCAATTACCTGTAATAACGTAAACCAACCCTAATGTTCAAAAAATTTCTAGGACTTCAATGGAAGTCGTTCTTTAGATCCGCCAATTTTGGAAAAAGTCTAGGAGTAAAAATCATCATGGGTTTTTTTGGATTTATCATGCTGCTGTACCTTTTAGCAGCAGGAGGGGGGATGTACTTTATCCTAAGGAAAATTTTTCCCGATCAAAATCCTATGTGGATTATAGGACAGTATTTTATCTATTGGATATTAATAGAGCTTTTTCTGCGGTATTTTATGCAAAAACTACCGGTGATGGATATAAAACCTTTCTTAGCCACTCCAGTAAAGAAAAGCGCCATTGCCCACTACATCTTGGGCCGTTCTGCAGCCTCGGTTTATAATTTACTTTCCTTGTTCTTTTTTGTGCCTTTTGCCATCGTTCTCATGTTCAATGGCTATCCCGCTTTGAACGTGTTGCTGTGGGTGGTCGCTATATTTGCGATTGTCCTTTGTGTTAATTATGTCAACTTATTGATCAATAAAAATGACAAGGCATTAATAGCTATCGTTAGCATTCTTTTGGTAGGATATGCGCTAGACTATTTTCAGGTTTTTTCGGTGAAGGAATTTTTCGGACCTATGTTTCACGCGCTATATGCCTATCCCGTAACGGTCCTTATTCCTTTAGGCTTGGCGGTCCTAGTTTATTATGTTAACTATAAATTTTTGAGGGATAAGATTTATTTGGATGCCAGTTTAAGAACAAAAGCCAAGGAGGCCAATACTTCCGATTTGGCTTGGACCAAACGGTTCGGGGAATTGGGTACTTTTCTACAATTGGACTTAAAAATGATATGGCGCAATAAAAGAACCAAATCGCAGGTGTTCATTTCTCTTCTTTTTGTGTTCTACGGATTGATATTTTATACCCAAGATATCTATGCGGAGATGATGCCCATGAAAGCCTTTTTAGGCGTGTTTATGACGGGGATATTTTTGAGCAATTTTGGTCAGTTTATCCCGGCCTGGGATAGCAGCTATTATTCCATGATGATGTCTCAAAATATTCCTTTACGCAAGTATTTGGAGTCGAAGGCGATGTTGATATCTGTTAGTGTAGTTGTCATGTTCCTACTTACCATACCCTATGTTTACTTTGGTTGGGAGGCATTGGCTATTAATCTGGCATGCGCATTGTATAATTTAGGAGTAAATATACCGGTCATTTTATTTTTTGGCTCATTTAATAAAAAAAGGATAGAATTGGATCAAAGTCCATTCGGGAATATGCAAGGTACCAGTGCCACACAGTTCTTGATTATGTTACCCGTTCTTGTGTTGCCAATTATACTGTTTACTATATTTTATTATCTCATCTCTTTTGAGGTTGCCGTAATTGTTCTTTCCGTACTGGGGATTATCGGCTTCGCCATGAAAAACTATTTATTGAACCTGATAACCGAACAGTACAGAAGAAAGAAATACGGGATGATTGCTGGTTTTAAACAAAAGAATGGCTAATCCAAAATAATTAATACGCAAATTGAAATTATACTATGATAATAACTGAGAACCTAACAAAAAAGTACGGTAAACAAACCGTCTTGAATATAGAGCATTTGAAAATTCCCAGGGGGCAGAGCTTTGGTTTGGTGGGAAATAACGGTGCTGGGAAAACAACTTTTTTCAGCTTACTGTTGGACCTTATTCAACCCACTTCCGGTCATATTATCAATAATGAGGTGCAGGTAAACACGAGCGAAGCCTGGAAACCGTTTACATCCTCCTTCATAGATGAAACCTTTTTAATCGGGTATTTGACGCCTGAGGAGTACTTTTATTTTATTGGGGACCTAAGGGGGGCCAATAAAGCCGATGTTGACGCGCTCCTAGGGCAGTTTTCGGATTTTTTTCATGGAGAGATTTTGGGTCAAAAGAAATACCTGAGGGATTTATCCAAAGGGAATCAGAAAAAGGCCGGAATAGTGGCCTCCTTTATCGGAAACCCGCAAGTAGTTGTTTTGGATGAACCTTTTGCCAATTTAGATCCTACTACACAAATACGTCTTAAGGCAATTATAAAAGACCTAGCCAATAAACAGGATGTTACCGTGTTGGTATCCAGTCATGATTTGATACACGTTACGGAGGTCTGTGAACGTATCGTGGTACTGAATAAAGGTGAAGTAGTGAAGGACATTGAAACCTCAACGGAAACACTAAGGGAATTGGAAACTTTCTTTGCTGGGTAAAGCATCAAGCACATGTACTTCGTGCACTTTATCAATTTGTAATAAAATTACCTTAAACCGACTCATCAGTCGGTTTTTGGGTTTAGAATCTTAAACAGCATCCATTTTCCTATCGATGCGTATCGTAATAGTATCGTTAAGCCGCATTAACAACGGTGTTTGATCGATAAAAGACAGGTTAAGCAAACCGGCTAGTCGGTAATTTACGATAGTTACGAGTTTACACTTTCCCATTTACCTTGAATAAATTCACCTTTTACCGATGAACTACATAATAATATGGCTGTTTTTAAGTTAACCATACATACGTATACACTTTATTTTGAAGGTTCAACTCAGATACATTTTTGCCATACTTTTTGGAACGTTGCTTTTTAATGCCTGCTCGGTAAAAAAGGACAAATTCATTAACCGTAATTGGCACGCATTAAACACCAAGTACAATACCTTGTACAATGGTAATATCGCATTTGAGGAAGGAAGGACAACCCTTAATGATTCATATCAAGATGATTATTGGGAAATCCTGCCCGTTGAACGCTTGGAAGTTTCCGGGGAAATAAAACTGGATTCAGAGGACAATAACCCCAATTTTCTAATAGCCGAAGAAAAGGCGACCAAAGCCATTCAGCGCCATAGTATGGACATTAAGGACATAGAGCGCAACCCGCAAACGGACGAAGCCTTTCTTTTATTAGGGAAAGCCCGTTATTTTGACGAGCGTTATATTCCTGCCCTAGAAGCATTCAACTATATTCTCAACAAATATTACGAAAGTGACAAGCTGAACGAAGCCAATATATGGCGGGAAAAAGTAAACATTCGATTACAAAACGAGGATTTAGCCATTAAGAATTTGAAGCGCCTTATAAGACTAGAACAATTAGAGGATCAAGAATATGCGGATGCCCGTGCCATGATGGCCCAAGCCTACATTAATCTCAATATTCCGGATACCGCACTCCAAAACCTAAAAATAGCTTCTTATTATACCAAGAAGAACCCGGAGAAGGGACGGTACTACTATATCATTGGGCAATTATACAATCAGTTGGGCCATAAGGACAGCGCCAACTATGCCTTTGATAAGGTCATCGATTTGAATAGGAAATCACCACGCGTTTACATGATCAATGCGGAAATTCAGAAATTAAAAAATACAGCACTTACTGCTGAAAATCAGGAGGAAATGCTCGAATACCTAACCGATTTGGAAGAAAACAGGGAAAATAGGCCTTTCTTGGATAAAATATACAGGCAGGTAGCGGAGTTTCATTTGGATCAAGGGTCGGATAGCCTGGCCTTGGCCTATTTTAATAAATCGCTTCGGGCTACCCGGAACGAACCCAAGTTAAATGCACTCAACTACGAAAATTTGGCCGAGTATAATTTTGACCAAAATGGGTACAAGGTCGCTGGGGCATATTATGATAGTGTTTTGACCAATTTAAATGAGAACGCTAAAAAATATAGGTCTATTAAAAAGAAGTTGGACAATCTGGAAGATGTTATAAAATACGAAGATATCGTCCAGTATGCAGATAGTGTTATAACGGTCTACGAATTACCCAAGGATGACCAAATTGCTTATTACGAAAATCATATCCAAAAATTAAAGGAGGAGCAGGAGGCTTCCCAGAAAAAAGAAAAGGATAAGATTACGGCAGGTTTTGCGGCATTCTCCAAAAGTAAAGGTGGTAAGGAGAACAAGGGAAAGTTCTATTTTTATAATATTACTAGTTTGGGTTACGGTCAGAATGAGTTTAAGAACAGATGGGGTAACCGGGAGTTGGCAGACGATTGGCGTTGGTCCAATAAAGCGGTTTCCAGTTTTTCCGAAGCTACTGGGGCTCCCGTAGTATCCGGTACGGAAATTGACGTTCTTCCTACCGAGGATGAGAAGTTTTCCTTAGCGTATTACATGGACAGGATTCCCACGGAAATCACTATAATCGATAGCTTAAAAACGGAACGGAATTTCGCCAATTATCAATTGGGGCTTATTTATAAGGAGAAGTTTAAAGAGAACCTTTTAGCCGTAGAAAAGTTGGAAAAGGTATTAGCTTCAAACCCAGAGGAGCGTTTGGTCTTGCCATCAAAGTACAATCTGTATAAGATATATGAGGAAGTGGGTAGTCCATTAATGGCTTCGATGAAAGCGGATATTATCGCCAACCACAGGAATTCTCGTTATGCGGAAATTTTACTGAATCCACAAGCTGTATTATCGGATAATTCCGATAGTCCGGAAAGGAGGTATGAAGAATTATTCAAAAAATTTAATAATCAGGAGTTCTTAGAAGTAATTACCGGTGCGGAAGCAAATATTAATAGATATACCGGAGACCCTATCGTCCCAAAGTTTGAGATGTTGAAGGCCAATGCCATAGGTAGGCTACAGGGATTCAATGACTTCAAGGAAGCTTTGAACTATGTGGCGCTGACCTATCCCAATAATCCCGAAGGGAAAAAGGCCGAACAGATGGTTGCCGAACAGTTACCAAAACTAGAACCAAAGGATTTTTCACCGGAAACAGATTCCAAAGGAACCTCCAATTGGAAAGTAGTTTTCCCCTTTAAGAGAAGCAATAATGAGAAAGCCTTAAAGTTGATGGAACTGCTGGAAAAATCCATTACGGATTTAAGATATAAGAATACGGTATCCAAGGATATCTATGATTTGGAAAATCAATTTGTAGTGGTGCACGGATTTAAGTCCAAGGACTTTGCCCTTGGCTACTCCGAGCTATTAAAAAACAATAAGGATTATAAGGTTGCTAATGAGAATTTTGTAATTTTATCGGAGAACTATAAGATTGTTCAAGTGCACAAGAACATATCGGATTATAGAGATACACTTTTAACCCCAAAACCATGAGTAATGTTTTCAGACAAACAAAAACCTAGAAGTATGAACGAAACAGGAGGACAACCCAACAGAATTGAGAAGAACACTAAAATTAAAGGAGATATTATCTCTGAAGCCGATTTCCGTATCGATGGAAAATTGGATGGTAATGTTAAGACTTCCGGCAAAGTAGTAATTGGAAAGGATGGCTACATACACGGAAAGGTAGAATGTGTAAATGCGGACATAGAGGGCAGCTTTAATGGCGAGCTTTTGGTTTCCGATTTGCTATCCTTGAAATCGTCGGCTGTGATAGAGGGAACGGTTTCCGTTACCAAACTAGCTGTTGAGCCTGGTGCAACATTCAACGCTTCATGTACCATGAAAGGTAAAGGCGGATCAATTTCTTCGTCTTCCAGTACCCAGAATTCAGGAGGTTTTAAATCATCACTGAGCGGAACCCCTAACGGTAAAAATGAGCCAGCAAAAGCCTCCTAAGAAAAAAACAATCTCAAAAACATTGCTGTTCTTTCCGGTATCGCTTTTGAAATGGGTGCTATTATATTCTTGGCGGCCAAAGGCGGTATTTGGCTAGACGAGTATTATGGTAATGAAAAAAGAGTTCTTACGGCAATTGCCACTATATTAGGTGTGGCAATTGCCATATGGGTTGTTTTGCGACAACTAAAAAAGTATTAAATATTGAAAGTCAAAACGCTTCCCATTATTGCTTTCCTTCTAGTCTTGTCAGTAAGTTTATTATCGATATTTTTTTTACACTCTTATTTACTTAGTGCCTATGGTATGCCAAAATATGGCAACCTCATTTTACAATCCTATATTGTAAATGGATTATTGGCCTCCAGTATTTACATAGGTCTTTATGCCTTTCGTAAAAAACTCAAAAACCACATAGGATTTCTTTTTATGGGGGGTAGTTTCTTAAAGTTCATTTTCTTCTTTTTACTTTTTTATCCAACGTATAGTGCTGATGGAGATATGGATAAGATAGAATTTGCCGCTTTCTTTGTCCCTTACCTGCTCTCTTTGATTTTAGAGACCTTTTTCATAGCTCAAATGCTTAAAAAATTGGATTAAAATACTAGCTTCTTTTTACTTTGAAATAAAGTCTAGATTGCTTTTTTCTTTTTGTGATAATACCGTACATTTGCACCGATTTTTAGAGACCGATATTTTGAGCAATATGCGAAAAACACTTTTTTTCAAAGTTCTAATAGCCATAGCCTTACTTGTTAGCACGAATAATTTTGCTTCAGAAAGCGAAGCATCTTCCGATGAGCCAAAACAAGATATTAAAACCGAGATTAAGGAATATATTCAACATCACCTTCAGGATTCTCACGATTTTTCACTGTTTTCCTATACGGACGAAGCAGGCGAGCACCATTATGTAGGATTTCCGCTCCCCGTTATTTTATGGGATGACGGTTTAAAAGTTTTTTCTTCCTCTAAATTCCATCACGGTGGAACCTTGGCTGAAGTTGACGGAAATTACTATAAGTTATACCACAGCAAGATTTACAAGACCGATGCTGACGGTACCATCAATTATGACGAAGAAAATCATCCTACTAATGTACAGCCCATAGATTTTTCTATAACCAAGAGCGTGGTAATGATTTTTCTTACGTGTTTGTTGATGTTTTGGTTGTTCAGAAGTCTGGCAAGTTCTTATGCAAAGAATGGAAGTGTACCGGTCGGGGTGGGTAGGTTCTTTGAGCCTATTGTAGTTTACATTAGGGATGATATCGCTAAACCAAATATCGGTGAGAAAAAATACGCCAGGTATATGCCGTACTTGCTAACGGTTTTCTTTTTCATCTGGTTTTTGAACATTTTTGGATTAACGCCACTAGGCGTCAATGTTACTGGAAACATCGCAGTAACGGTTGCCTTGGCTTTGATAACGTTTTTATTGACTAATTTAACGGGCACCAAGGACTATTGGAAACATATTTTTGATCCATTGGGCGATACCATGCCGTGGTATGGTAAAATCCCCATATACATTATATTGGTCCCTATTGAAATTCTGGGCATTTTCATTAAGCCTTTTGCACTACTGATACGTTTGTATGCCAACATGCAGGCGGGACATATTGTATTGATGAGTTTAATAGGTCTAATGTTCATCTTTAAGAGTTGGATTGGCAGTCCGTTATCCTTTGGACTGGCCTTTGCGATTTCATTGATTGAAATTTTAGTAGCGGTATTGCAAGCATATATTTTCACCATGTTATCGGCCCTGTATTTTGGATTTGCGGCAGAAGAGCATGATCATGACCACGGTCATGAAGAAGAGCCGGAGTTGGCTCATTTATAGGATTGAATTTTTAATTTTTAAACTAGATATATTATGGAAATTCCAGCAATTGTAGGTGCAGGTTTAGCGGTTATCGGAGTAGGTTTGGGTATTGGTAGAATCGGTGGCTCTGCCATGGATGCTATCGCCCGTCAGCCAGAAGCTTACGGTAAGATTCAGACAGCAATGTTGATAGCGGCAGCACTTATTGAAGGGATTGGTTTCGCTGCAATATTTGCATCTTAACAAATCTAAAGTTCATTGACCGTAACGGTTGGTTACGGTCAATGTTTCTTAAAAATTAAAAGACAAATACAATTTAGAATATGGAAAAGTTATTGAATGAGTTTTCATTAGGATTGTTCTTTTGGCAGACCTTATTGTTTATCGGATTACTGTTATTGCTTCGCAAGTTTGCATGGAAACCAATTTTAAATGCAGTTAACGACCGGGAAGACGGTATCAAGGCTGCATTGGCTGCTGCGGAAAGCGCGAAGAAAGAAATGCAGAATGTTACCGCTGATAGTGAGAAGCTTTTAAAAGAAGCACGCGCAGAACGTGAAGCTATGTTAAAGGAAGCCCGTGAGATTAAGGATAAGATGATAGCGGATTCTAAGGAGCAGGCCAAGATTGAAGGGGATAAAATGGTAAAACAAGCGCAAGCGACTATTGAGAGCGAGAAGAAGGCTGCGGTGGCAGATATAAAAAGTCAAGTTGCAGAGTTATCTGTAAGTATTGCAGAGAAAATCATTAAAGAACAATTATCCAATAAGGACAAGCAATTGAAATTAGTGGACGATATGTTGACCGACATAAAATTGAACTAAAACTATGAGCGAATCTAGAGCGGCCATACGATATGCCAAAGCCATTTTGGACTTGGCCATGGAGAATAAAGCCACTGCTGCGGTAGAGAAAGATATGCGGTCTATCGTATCTACTATATCGGATAGCAAGGAACTAAAGGATATGTTGGGTAGTCCAGTAATATCCGGTACCGCTAAAAAAGAGGTTTTAGGGAAGATTTTTAAGGGAAGTCACGCTATATCTGAGGGTTTGACCAGTATGTTGGTCGACAACAAAAGGATTTCAATCTTAAATGAAGTGGCACTTAAGTTCATAATCCTCAATGAACAACTAAAAGGGAAAGATGTAGCCTATGTAACAACGGCCGTTCCCATGAACGCCGCTTTGGAGAAGAAAGTTTTAAAACAGGTCACCTCTTTAACAGGTAATGAGGTTACCTTGGAGAATAAAGTCGATGAGGATATTATCGGCGGATTTGTTTTAAGAGTTGGGGATTTGCAGTATGATGCAAGTATTGCCAACAAATTGAACAATTTAAAAAGAGAGTTTACAAATAGTTTATAAATAAGAAGGGTAAATAGACGTTTACGTCTATTGTCTAACATCTAACGTCTTATAAAAATGGCAGGAGTAAAAGCCGCTGAGGTATCAGCAATTTTAAAGAAACAATTATCAGGGTTCGATGCAACCGCAACCTTGGACGAAGTGGGCACTGTATTACAGGTAGGTGATGGAATCGCTAGAGTCTACGGATTGGCCAATGTGCAGTACGGAGAATTAGTTGAGTTCGAAGGCGGTTTGGA
This sequence is a window from Maribacter aestuarii. Protein-coding genes within it:
- a CDS encoding F0F1 ATP synthase subunit B — translated: MEKLLNEFSLGLFFWQTLLFIGLLLLLRKFAWKPILNAVNDREDGIKAALAAAESAKKEMQNVTADSEKLLKEARAEREAMLKEAREIKDKMIADSKEQAKIEGDKMVKQAQATIESEKKAAVADIKSQVAELSVSIAEKIIKEQLSNKDKQLKLVDDMLTDIKLN
- the atpH gene encoding ATP synthase F1 subunit delta, whose amino-acid sequence is MSESRAAIRYAKAILDLAMENKATAAVEKDMRSIVSTISDSKELKDMLGSPVISGTAKKEVLGKIFKGSHAISEGLTSMLVDNKRISILNEVALKFIILNEQLKGKDVAYVTTAVPMNAALEKKVLKQVTSLTGNEVTLENKVDEDIIGGFVLRVGDLQYDASIANKLNNLKREFTNSL
- the atpE gene encoding ATP synthase F0 subunit C: MEIPAIVGAGLAVIGVGLGIGRIGGSAMDAIARQPEAYGKIQTAMLIAAALIEGIGFAAIFAS
- the atpB gene encoding F0F1 ATP synthase subunit A, producing MRKTLFFKVLIAIALLVSTNNFASESEASSDEPKQDIKTEIKEYIQHHLQDSHDFSLFSYTDEAGEHHYVGFPLPVILWDDGLKVFSSSKFHHGGTLAEVDGNYYKLYHSKIYKTDADGTINYDEENHPTNVQPIDFSITKSVVMIFLTCLLMFWLFRSLASSYAKNGSVPVGVGRFFEPIVVYIRDDIAKPNIGEKKYARYMPYLLTVFFFIWFLNIFGLTPLGVNVTGNIAVTVALALITFLLTNLTGTKDYWKHIFDPLGDTMPWYGKIPIYIILVPIEILGIFIKPFALLIRLYANMQAGHIVLMSLIGLMFIFKSWIGSPLSFGLAFAISLIEILVAVLQAYIFTMLSALYFGFAAEEHDHDHGHEEEPELAHL